The following are from one region of the Stenotrophomonas lactitubi genome:
- a CDS encoding GGDEF domain-containing protein has protein sequence MDTPQLDEASQPLAQAWQQCLLQAGPAAAALLHAVAADAPPMLAQRFYEVLLQDTRARRFLSHEQVKQRLQPAMQRWLAQLLTTDADGIAATVAAQRVIGDVHARVGIPVDLVARGARVLKHELFVRLRADADDSDTAFAAIDCLSAIMDIAMEGMTLAYTHARERSSRTDAAYRLFSLVQNVSTERERQRALLLDWENSLLYTLAGHATGADNASLATSEFGLWFTHKGIPSFGESSETQQVAQLMARIDSNLQRATDEDPARRLAALPAIREDLATIRNLMTLLFERIGELDAGSDALTNLLNRRFLPTVLRREIELSTRNHTPFSLLLLDLDHFKAINDGHGHDAGDRALQHVAALLGQQTRGSDYLFRYGGEEFVVVLVAASESQAEVIAESLRRQIAQLPISLPNGQTLGLTASIGVAGHDGHPDYERLMARADAAMYAAKRQGRNRVVVADEALPEAPGRRALQR, from the coding sequence GTGGATACACCCCAACTGGACGAAGCCAGCCAACCGCTGGCTCAGGCCTGGCAGCAGTGCCTGCTGCAGGCCGGCCCCGCCGCCGCCGCACTGCTGCATGCCGTGGCCGCCGACGCACCGCCAATGCTGGCGCAGCGCTTCTACGAGGTGCTGCTGCAGGACACGCGTGCGCGCCGCTTCCTGTCCCATGAACAGGTCAAGCAACGCCTGCAACCGGCGATGCAGCGTTGGCTGGCCCAGCTGCTGACCACCGATGCGGATGGAATTGCCGCTACGGTCGCCGCACAGCGGGTGATCGGCGATGTGCATGCACGGGTCGGTATTCCGGTTGACCTGGTGGCACGCGGTGCACGCGTACTCAAGCACGAACTGTTCGTGCGCCTGCGCGCCGACGCCGATGACAGCGACACCGCTTTCGCCGCCATCGATTGCCTCAGCGCGATCATGGACATCGCCATGGAGGGCATGACCCTGGCCTATACGCATGCACGTGAGCGCTCGTCGCGCACCGATGCAGCGTACCGGCTGTTCTCGCTGGTGCAGAACGTCAGCACCGAGCGCGAGCGCCAGCGCGCCCTGCTGCTGGATTGGGAAAACAGCCTGCTGTACACGCTCGCTGGCCATGCGACAGGCGCCGACAACGCCAGTCTGGCGACCTCGGAATTCGGCCTGTGGTTCACCCACAAGGGTATTCCCAGCTTCGGCGAAAGCAGCGAGACACAGCAGGTCGCCCAGCTGATGGCACGCATCGACAGCAACCTGCAGCGCGCCACGGATGAAGATCCGGCACGGCGACTGGCGGCCCTGCCGGCGATCCGCGAAGACCTCGCCACCATCCGCAACCTGATGACCCTGCTGTTCGAACGCATCGGCGAACTGGATGCGGGCAGCGATGCGTTGACCAACCTGCTCAACCGGCGCTTCCTGCCGACCGTGCTGCGCCGTGAGATCGAATTGTCCACGCGCAACCACACGCCATTCTCGCTGCTGTTGCTGGACCTGGATCATTTCAAGGCGATCAACGATGGCCACGGCCACGACGCTGGCGACCGCGCCCTGCAGCACGTTGCCGCCCTGCTCGGCCAGCAGACCCGAGGCAGCGACTACCTGTTCCGCTATGGCGGCGAGGAGTTCGTGGTGGTGCTGGTGGCGGCGAGCGAGTCGCAGGCGGAGGTGATCGCGGAAAGCCTGCGTCGGCAGATCGCACAATTGCCGATCTCTCTCCCGAATGGACAGACGTTGGGCCTGACCGCCAGCATCGGCGTGGCCGGACACGATGGGCATCCCGATTACGAGCGGCTGATGGCGCGCGCCGATGCGGCGATGTATGCCGCCAAGCGACAAGGCCGCAACCGTGTGGTGGTGGCCGACGAAGCACTGCCCGAGGCACCCGGGCGACGCGCGCTGCAACGTTGA
- a CDS encoding TonB-dependent siderophore receptor: MPANTLSPRPLALAVAALLAGAAVTAHAETDATDIDTVHVTASQIARQALGTSTITAEDIAKRPPVNDIAELLRTMPGVNLTGNSASGQYGNNRQIDLRGMGPENTLILIDGKRVGARDAVRMGRSGERNTRGDTNWVPAEMIERIEVLRGPAAARYGSGASGGVVNIITKRPTGDLTGAVDLYGLVPEHSAEGGSERVGLQLSGPMTDTLSFRLYGNLNKTDADSLDLNRNFATGANAVPPAGREGVKNRDVNALLRWDVTANQVVEFEAGTSRQGNIYAGDRAVSNTGTSTGVDLGALAEQQAETNRMYRSTGAITHRGRWGDVSSRLTAAVEGVNNSRINEGLAGGPEGSFNGADWSTSRLRNYQLDGEVSFPTTLGGAENVWTLGFEYLDSRLTDPYSMSQSSSSGGGIPGLSADRARGKSDAQTTAVYVEDNIYLGERWIVTPGLRFDHHSQFGNNTSPSLNAQFRLNSDWVVKGGIARAFKAPNLYQSNPDYLYYTRGNGCPNALPSPGAGCYMQGNADLKAETSLNKELGVEWAPQSGWQASLTYFHNDYKDKIQAGYTQIGLTADSKGRIFRWENAPKAIVQGLEGNLVIPLLGEQGDRLKWSNNFTYMVENENKSTGQPLSVIPKYTVNTMLDWQATEQLSLLLTGTFYGKQEPATANINNDPRCTANCDASTVLQTRGAYNVWGVSARYKVTDTVSVGFGVNNLADKRLFREANSSDAGAATYNEPGRAYWASLRFGF, from the coding sequence ATGCCTGCAAACACTCTTTCACCGCGCCCGCTGGCGCTCGCCGTCGCCGCGCTGCTGGCCGGCGCTGCGGTTACCGCGCATGCGGAAACCGATGCCACCGATATCGATACCGTGCATGTCACCGCCTCGCAGATCGCGCGGCAGGCGCTGGGCACTTCCACCATCACCGCTGAAGACATCGCCAAGCGACCGCCGGTCAACGACATCGCCGAACTGCTGCGTACGATGCCCGGCGTCAATCTGACCGGCAACAGTGCGTCGGGCCAGTACGGCAACAACCGGCAGATCGATCTGCGCGGCATGGGCCCGGAAAATACCCTGATCCTGATCGACGGCAAGCGCGTGGGTGCACGCGACGCGGTGCGCATGGGTCGCAGTGGCGAGCGCAACACGCGCGGCGATACCAACTGGGTGCCGGCGGAAATGATCGAACGCATCGAAGTGCTGCGCGGCCCGGCGGCGGCGCGCTATGGCTCGGGTGCATCCGGTGGCGTGGTCAACATCATCACCAAGCGCCCCACTGGCGACCTGACCGGTGCGGTTGATCTGTACGGCCTGGTGCCCGAACACAGTGCCGAAGGTGGCAGCGAGCGCGTCGGCCTGCAGCTGAGCGGGCCGATGACCGACACGCTGTCGTTCCGGCTGTACGGCAACCTCAACAAGACCGATGCCGATTCGCTGGATCTCAACCGCAACTTCGCCACCGGCGCCAATGCGGTACCGCCGGCGGGCCGCGAAGGCGTCAAGAACCGCGATGTCAACGCACTGCTGCGTTGGGACGTGACCGCCAACCAGGTGGTCGAATTCGAGGCCGGCACCAGCCGCCAAGGCAACATCTATGCCGGCGACCGTGCGGTCAGCAACACAGGCACCTCCACCGGCGTTGATCTCGGTGCGCTGGCCGAGCAGCAGGCCGAGACCAACCGCATGTACCGCAGCACCGGCGCGATCACCCATCGCGGACGCTGGGGCGATGTCAGCTCGCGGCTGACCGCAGCGGTGGAAGGGGTCAACAATTCGCGCATCAACGAGGGCCTGGCCGGTGGCCCGGAAGGCAGCTTCAATGGTGCTGACTGGTCGACCTCGCGCCTGCGCAACTACCAGTTGGACGGCGAGGTCAGCTTCCCGACCACCCTCGGCGGCGCCGAGAACGTGTGGACGCTGGGCTTCGAATACCTCGACAGCCGGCTGACCGATCCGTATTCCATGAGCCAGTCGAGCAGCAGCGGTGGCGGCATTCCGGGCCTTTCGGCCGACCGCGCACGCGGCAAGTCCGATGCACAGACCACCGCCGTCTACGTGGAAGACAACATCTACCTGGGTGAGCGCTGGATCGTGACCCCGGGCCTGCGCTTCGACCATCACAGCCAGTTCGGCAACAACACCAGCCCGAGCCTCAACGCGCAGTTCCGGCTCAACAGTGATTGGGTGGTGAAGGGCGGCATCGCACGCGCGTTCAAGGCGCCGAACCTGTACCAGTCCAACCCGGACTATCTGTATTACACCCGTGGCAATGGCTGCCCGAACGCATTGCCGAGCCCGGGTGCCGGTTGCTACATGCAGGGCAATGCGGATCTGAAGGCAGAGACCAGTTTGAACAAGGAACTGGGCGTGGAGTGGGCACCGCAGAGCGGCTGGCAGGCCTCGTTGACCTACTTCCACAACGACTACAAGGACAAGATCCAGGCCGGTTACACCCAGATCGGCCTGACGGCCGACAGCAAGGGCCGCATCTTCCGCTGGGAGAACGCACCCAAGGCCATCGTGCAGGGGCTCGAGGGCAACCTGGTGATTCCGCTGCTGGGCGAGCAGGGCGACCGCCTGAAGTGGAGCAACAACTTCACCTACATGGTGGAGAACGAAAACAAGAGCACCGGCCAGCCGCTGTCGGTGATTCCCAAGTACACCGTCAACACCATGCTGGACTGGCAGGCCACCGAGCAGTTGTCGCTGCTGCTGACCGGCACCTTCTACGGCAAGCAGGAGCCGGCCACGGCCAACATCAACAACGATCCGCGCTGCACGGCCAACTGCGATGCGTCCACGGTGCTGCAGACCCGCGGCGCGTACAACGTCTGGGGCGTGAGCGCGCGCTACAAGGTGACCGATACGGTCAGCGTGGGCTTCGGCGTCAACAACCTGGCCGACAAGCGCCTGTTCCGCGAGGCCAACAGTAGCGATGCCGGTGCGGCGACGTACAACGAACCAGGCCGCGCGTACTGGGCCAGTCTGCGTTTCGGGTTCTGA
- the nfi gene encoding deoxyribonuclease V (cleaves DNA at apurinic or apyrimidinic sites): MNTVIDPGRWEGSVSAAREQQKQLATRVQRQDRLPATVRWLAGLDVGFEEDGAITRAAAVLLDAESLQPVAQEIARIPTVMPYIPGLLSFRELPALLAALALLPRTPDLVFVDGHGISHPRRLGIAAHLGVVTDLPSIGVAKSKLVGRFIEPGAEAGAHTPLLDGSEQLGWVLRSKLRCKPLFVAGGHRVSADTALAWVQRTLRGYRLPEPTRLADRLASRRDEQQ, encoded by the coding sequence ATGAATACCGTGATCGACCCCGGGCGCTGGGAAGGCAGCGTCAGTGCCGCACGCGAGCAGCAGAAGCAGCTGGCCACCCGCGTGCAGCGCCAGGACCGGCTGCCCGCCACCGTGCGCTGGCTGGCGGGACTGGATGTCGGCTTCGAGGAAGACGGTGCGATCACCCGCGCTGCGGCGGTACTCCTCGACGCGGAGAGCCTGCAGCCGGTGGCGCAGGAAATCGCCCGCATCCCGACCGTCATGCCCTATATCCCGGGCCTGCTCAGCTTCCGCGAACTGCCGGCGCTGCTGGCGGCATTGGCACTGCTGCCGCGAACGCCGGATCTGGTGTTCGTCGATGGCCACGGCATCAGCCATCCGCGCCGCCTGGGCATTGCCGCACACCTGGGCGTGGTGACCGACCTGCCGAGCATCGGCGTGGCCAAGTCGAAGCTGGTTGGCCGCTTCATCGAGCCGGGCGCCGAGGCAGGCGCGCATACGCCGTTGCTGGATGGCAGCGAACAGCTCGGCTGGGTGCTGCGCAGCAAGCTGCGCTGCAAGCCGCTGTTCGTCGCCGGCGGACATCGGGTCAGCGCCGATACCGCGCTGGCCTGGGTGCAGCGCACGCTGCGCGGCTATCGCCTGCCCGAGCCGACCCGGTTGGCGGATCGGCTGGCCTCGCGGCGCGACGAGCAGCAGTGA
- the gpmA gene encoding 2,3-diphosphoglycerate-dependent phosphoglycerate mutase translates to MTRKLVLLRHGQSQWNLDNRFTGWVDVDLTEQGRREAAAAGRLMREEGLQFDVAHTSVLKRAIHTLQGALAELDQDWLPVNKSWRLNERHYGGLQGLDKAETAAKHGEDQVKVWRRSYDIPPPAMDLEDPGHPIHDRRYAGLDRNALPGTESLATTLDRVLPYWHDAIAPQLKDGKTVLVTAHGNSLRALYKYLNNVSREEILELNIPTGIPLLFELNDDLTVKSFRYLGDPEAARKAAEAVANQGKAK, encoded by the coding sequence GTGACCCGTAAACTCGTACTGTTGCGCCATGGCCAGAGCCAGTGGAACCTGGACAACCGCTTCACCGGCTGGGTCGATGTCGACCTGACCGAGCAGGGGCGCCGGGAAGCGGCTGCCGCCGGCCGCCTGATGCGCGAGGAAGGCCTGCAGTTCGACGTCGCCCACACCTCCGTGCTCAAGCGCGCCATCCACACCCTGCAGGGTGCGCTGGCCGAGCTTGATCAGGATTGGCTGCCGGTGAACAAGTCCTGGCGCCTCAACGAGCGCCACTACGGCGGCCTGCAGGGCCTGGACAAGGCCGAGACCGCCGCCAAGCACGGCGAAGACCAGGTCAAGGTGTGGCGTCGTTCGTACGACATCCCGCCGCCGGCGATGGACCTGGAAGATCCGGGCCATCCGATCCATGACCGTCGCTACGCCGGCCTGGACCGCAACGCGCTGCCGGGTACCGAATCGCTGGCCACCACCCTGGACCGCGTGCTGCCGTACTGGCACGACGCCATCGCGCCGCAGCTGAAGGACGGCAAGACGGTGCTGGTCACCGCCCACGGCAATTCGCTGCGCGCGCTGTACAAGTACCTCAACAACGTGTCGCGCGAGGAAATCCTCGAGCTGAACATCCCGACCGGCATCCCGCTGCTGTTCGAGTTGAATGACGACCTCACCGTGAAGTCGTTCCGCTACCTGGGTGACCCGGAGGCGGCGCGCAAGGCCGCTGAAGCCGTGGCCAACCAGGGCAAGGCGAAGTAA
- a CDS encoding M13 family metallopeptidase, with amino-acid sequence MNVRNLVPLGLTIAIAASLAACGKNETAPAADAAKPAFDQSQIKTALISLNSADLDPSIAACTDLNGFVNSKWLKANPVPGDQTTWGSFEILRERSLEVQHALVQQAAASQAKAGSVEAKIGDIWKTGNDEAKIEAAGLAPLQPTLDKITALNDTAAITQYLRDSQAQGQGVLFSLFANADYKDSANVIAYVGQGGLGLPEKGYYFDESQAKIRDAYVAYIAQVLTLSGVDAAQAAEQAKAVMAFETRLAKASMSRIEMRDPAKRYNPLSAADADKLTPNFSWTALFDSLKVPAAQKFSLAQPGFFSEMDKMLADVPAATWQSYLRFHTIDDASPYLSSQFEKANFEFYGKTLRGQQEMQPRWKRVLESVNGGMGEALGQLYVDAVFPAESKEAMQHLVQNLSVALKARLEQLPWMGEETKKKALEKWASFTPKIGYPDKWREWTGLQTNGDSYLGNMQAARAFNYRYMLDKVGKPVDKTEWGMTPQTVNAYYNATKNEIVFPAAILQAPFFDAKADPALNYGGIGAVIGHEMMHGYDDSGSQFAANGNFDNWWTDSDRKAFTERTDQLVAQFDGYESVPGVFVKGKLTLGENIGDLGGLTVAYDALQMALKENPKANVEVDGHSQDQRFFMNWATVWRRNFTDGELRVRLNTDPHAPANFRANGAPSNMPSYAAAFQCKAGDAMVRADDKRVVIW; translated from the coding sequence ATGAACGTCCGCAATCTGGTCCCGCTGGGCCTGACCATCGCCATCGCCGCCTCGCTCGCCGCCTGTGGCAAGAACGAGACCGCGCCCGCTGCCGACGCTGCCAAGCCGGCGTTCGACCAGTCGCAGATCAAGACCGCGCTGATTAGCCTCAACAGTGCCGATCTGGATCCGTCCATTGCTGCATGCACCGACCTCAACGGCTTCGTCAACAGCAAGTGGCTGAAGGCCAACCCGGTGCCGGGCGACCAGACCACCTGGGGCAGCTTCGAGATCCTGCGTGAGCGCTCGCTGGAAGTGCAGCACGCGCTGGTGCAGCAGGCCGCCGCCAGCCAGGCCAAGGCCGGCTCGGTGGAAGCCAAGATCGGCGACATCTGGAAGACCGGCAACGACGAAGCGAAGATCGAGGCCGCCGGCCTGGCGCCGCTGCAGCCGACGCTGGACAAGATCACCGCGCTGAACGACACCGCCGCCATCACCCAGTACCTGCGCGACAGCCAGGCGCAGGGCCAGGGCGTGCTGTTCTCGCTGTTCGCCAATGCCGACTACAAGGATTCGGCGAACGTCATCGCCTACGTCGGCCAGGGCGGCCTCGGCCTGCCGGAGAAGGGCTATTACTTCGACGAGTCGCAGGCCAAGATCCGCGACGCCTACGTTGCCTATATCGCGCAGGTGCTGACGCTGTCCGGCGTGGACGCCGCGCAGGCTGCCGAACAGGCCAAGGCGGTGATGGCGTTCGAGACCCGCCTGGCCAAGGCCTCGATGTCGCGCATCGAGATGCGTGACCCGGCCAAGCGCTACAACCCGCTCAGCGCCGCCGACGCGGACAAGCTGACCCCGAACTTCAGCTGGACCGCGCTGTTCGACTCCCTGAAGGTGCCGGCCGCACAGAAGTTCTCGCTGGCCCAGCCGGGCTTCTTCAGCGAGATGGACAAGATGCTGGCCGACGTGCCGGCCGCCACCTGGCAGTCCTACCTGCGCTTCCACACCATTGATGATGCCTCGCCGTACCTGAGCAGCCAGTTCGAGAAGGCCAACTTCGAGTTCTATGGCAAGACCCTGCGCGGCCAGCAGGAAATGCAGCCGCGCTGGAAGCGCGTGCTGGAGTCGGTCAACGGTGGCATGGGCGAAGCGCTCGGCCAGCTGTATGTCGATGCGGTGTTCCCGGCCGAATCCAAGGAGGCCATGCAGCACCTGGTGCAGAACCTGTCGGTGGCGCTGAAGGCTCGCCTCGAGCAGCTGCCGTGGATGGGCGAGGAAACCAAGAAGAAGGCGCTGGAGAAGTGGGCCAGCTTCACCCCGAAGATCGGTTACCCGGACAAGTGGCGCGAGTGGACGGGCCTGCAGACCAACGGTGACAGCTACCTGGGCAACATGCAGGCCGCGCGCGCGTTCAACTACCGCTACATGCTGGACAAGGTCGGCAAGCCGGTGGACAAGACCGAGTGGGGCATGACCCCGCAGACGGTCAATGCCTACTACAACGCCACCAAGAACGAGATCGTGTTCCCGGCGGCGATCCTGCAGGCGCCGTTCTTCGACGCCAAGGCCGATCCGGCGCTGAACTACGGTGGCATCGGTGCGGTCATCGGCCACGAGATGATGCACGGCTACGATGACTCGGGCAGCCAGTTCGCCGCCAACGGCAACTTCGACAACTGGTGGACCGACAGCGACCGCAAGGCCTTCACCGAGCGCACCGATCAGCTGGTCGCACAGTTCGACGGCTACGAGTCGGTGCCGGGCGTGTTCGTGAAGGGCAAGCTGACGCTGGGCGAGAACATCGGTGATCTGGGTGGCCTGACCGTTGCCTACGATGCACTGCAGATGGCGCTGAAGGAGAATCCGAAGGCGAACGTCGAAGTCGACGGCCACAGCCAGGACCAGCGCTTCTTCATGAACTGGGCCACCGTGTGGCGTCGCAATTTCACCGACGGTGAGCTGCGCGTGCGCCTGAACACCGATCCGCACGCACCGGCGAACTTCCGTGCCAACGGTGCGCCGTCGAACATGCCGTCCTATGCCGCTGCGTTCCAGTGCAAGGCCGGTGATGCGATGGTGCGCGCAGACGACAAGCGCGTGGTGATCTGGTAA
- a CDS encoding HD-GYP domain-containing protein — protein sequence MPLPRPPDLLHAQACLIDALSMSLQMRDAYTRHHCDRVGLLAQHLALHCDLDEEACAQVALAARFHDIGKIGIPDDVLLSPRRHSDEERAIMREHPVRGEHIFLATGRSDAAPVARLIRAHHEAFDGSGYPDGLQGENIPLGARIVTIVDAYDAMTSARPYRAAMEHETVLRILDEQAGGLIDPYVLQRFHGMLKHEPALA from the coding sequence ATGCCCCTGCCCAGACCTCCCGACCTCCTGCACGCGCAGGCCTGCCTGATCGACGCCCTGTCGATGTCGCTGCAGATGCGTGATGCCTATACCCGCCACCACTGCGACCGCGTGGGCCTTCTTGCGCAGCACCTTGCCCTGCATTGCGACCTGGATGAGGAAGCCTGCGCGCAGGTCGCCCTGGCCGCACGCTTCCACGATATCGGCAAGATCGGCATTCCCGACGACGTACTGCTGAGCCCACGCCGGCACAGCGATGAGGAGCGCGCGATCATGCGCGAGCATCCGGTACGTGGCGAACATATCTTCCTGGCCACTGGTCGCAGCGATGCGGCGCCGGTCGCGCGCCTGATCCGCGCCCACCATGAAGCGTTCGACGGCAGCGGCTATCCCGATGGCCTGCAGGGCGAGAACATCCCGCTGGGCGCACGCATCGTCACCATCGTCGATGCCTATGATGCGATGACCAGTGCACGCCCCTATCGCGCGGCGATGGAGCATGAGACGGTGCTGCGGATACTCGATGAGCAGGCCGGTGGCCTGATCGATCCATACGTGCTGCAGCGTTTCCACGGCATGCTCAAGCACGAGCCGGCGCTGGCCTGA